From the genome of Plectropomus leopardus isolate mb chromosome 13, YSFRI_Pleo_2.0, whole genome shotgun sequence, one region includes:
- the LOC121952647 gene encoding protein ABHD15, with protein MASFVWDCLLCFLPSVLLLLLSLSLRWPMVRFWTRLAVRAAGWRLWVIICLILELPLDRNTSTWTDETGSPGTDILSGSGQASDGPRLICKPTALAKYLLRHCGSLARPRLASWPKGDPHLQTLSSLLYGQHGDTLQFTRDNLLLRDGGIVALDWAVGTKLGEAVGRKRWEGRKEHQSGGKTLGCFTTAPPVLLLIPESWGGMTPHLKVLCHQAVLQGFYVVVFHSRGTAGCPLTTARLTEFGDPADLEQAVAYVRSRHPSSVMVAVSEGSGSGILLSYLGECGSGSYLTAAAAISPVLQGQLWFETAMPPIYRWGVLFHRKLQLSRYASSFRGVLDVDRALSCSSLRDFEETLSCSSSQLQQRTPRFSISSLNSGSHFPRGLAPSVAWALGERAYPAKDWDNYWERNEPLRDADEVAVPVLCICSRDDPLLPPASTLPLPLFQSNPYFLLVLTDKGGHCGFTLEEQEEMEGGSTGNEEAEEGNWSHIAVLEYFRVVADFLKGDERDRVTSDALLENSQAGQRNRTSNVAPPRRRRANVMRRHRLQASGESSADAEEGGFTWKRSYTR; from the exons ATGGCATCATTTGTATGGGAttgtttgctctgttttctcCCATCAGTACTACTTCtacttctgtctttgtctttgcgCTGGCCAATGGTGCGTTTTTGGACGAGGCTGGCTGTCAGAGCGGCAGGCTGGAGACTCTGGGTCATTATTTGCTTGATCCTGGAGCTGCCGCTAGACAGGAATACAAGCACATGGACAGATGAGACCGGATCACCAGGGACAGATATTTTGTCTGGGTCAGGTCAGGCCTCAGATGGGCCCAGGCTTATCTGCAAACCCACTGCGCTGGCCAAATATCTGCTCCGGCACTGTGGCTCTCTGGCCAGGCCAAGACTGGCATCCTGGCCCAAGGGAGACCCCCATCTCCAGACTCTGTCCAGCCTGCTGTATGGACAGCATGGAGACACATTACAGTTCACTAGAGACAATCTGTTACTGAGAGATGGGGGTATTGTGGCTCTGGACTGGGCTGTGGGGACGAAACTTGGTGAGGCGGTCGGAAGGAAGAGGTGGGAGGGGAGAAAGGAGCATCAGTCAGGGGGAAAGACGCTAGGCTGCTTCACCACAGCGCCTCCTGTCCTTCTTCTCATCCCCGAGTCCTGGGGAGGGATGACACCCCACCTAAAGGTGCTGTGCCATCAGGCTGTGCTTCAGGGCTTTTATGTGGTGGTATTTCACAGTCGAGGCACGGCGGGGTGCCCACTGACCACAGCGCGACTAACCGAGTTTGGAGACCCAGCTGATCTTGAGCAG GCGGTGGCTTATGTCCGCAGTCGGCATCCATCCTCTGTTATGGTTGCAGTGAGTGAAGGTTCAGGCTCAGGGATTCTTCTTTCCTATTTGGGGGAGTGTGGATCAGGTTCATAcctgacagcagctgcagccatctCACCTGTGCTCCAAGGACAGCTGTGGTTTGAAACAGCCATGCCTCCTATTTATCGCTGGGGGGTGTTGTTTCACCGGAAACTGCAACTCAGtag ATATGCAAGTTCCTTCAGAGGAGTCCTGGATGTGGATCGGGCCCTCAGTTGTTCCTCCCTCAGAGACTTTGAGGAAACACTCTCATGCTCTTCATCCCAGCTTCAGCAAAGGACCCCCAGATTTTCAATAAGCTCTCTAAATTCAGGATCTCATTTCCCACGGGGCCTGGCACCTTCAGTGGCCTGGGCACTGGGCGAGAGGGCTTACCCAGCCAAGGACTGGGACAACTACTGGGAGAGGAACGAACCACTGAGAGACGCAGATGAGGTGGCCGTCCCTGTGCTCTGCATCTGCAGCCGCGACGACCCTCTCCTCCCGCCTGCCTCCACTTTGCCGCTTCCCCTTTTCCAGAGCAATCCTTATTTCCTTCTAGTGTTGACAGACAAAGGAGGGCACTGTGGGTTCACTCTGGAGGAGCaagaagagatggagggaggaagcACTGGAAATGAGGAGGCGGAGGAAGGTAACTGGAGTCATATCGCAGTTCTGGAGTACTTCAGAGTAGTAGCTGATTTCCTAAAAGGGGATGAGAGGGACAGAGTTACCTCAGATGCTTTACTAGAAAACAGTCAGGCTGGGCAGAGGAACAGGACCAGCAATGTGGCTCCTCCCCGCAGGAGGAGAGCAAACGTGATGCGGAGGCACAGACTGCAGGCATCTGGGGAGAGCAGTGCGGATGCAGAGGAAGGGGGCTTCACCTGGAAGAGGTCGTACACAcgctga